One Aquisediminimonas profunda genomic region harbors:
- a CDS encoding TetR/AcrR family transcriptional regulator: MRPFLFICKRLNRVTRIPPGENGEKEGSKMPKRDEDYMRRQRDAIARAALGVLIEKGYYETTLRDICRAANASNGALYSYFPTREAVVVAACLIDHAEHSKAELPVDWKNYARLPEAQDMAVGSYNSRRFRLSLQFVAAISQMNEPPEGMALIFQVHRDNIRRTLLRFHERGVIALPLGIETTTDLHSQLFIGAEYQLTANREYSREKIGNALEAGLALSAGLVEAKFGRPNSKANAGVSN, encoded by the coding sequence ATGCGCCCGTTTTTATTTATTTGCAAGAGGCTTAATCGAGTGACAAGAATACCGCCGGGCGAGAACGGTGAGAAAGAAGGGAGTAAAATGCCGAAGCGAGATGAGGATTACATGCGCCGTCAGCGCGACGCGATCGCCCGCGCGGCGCTGGGAGTGCTGATCGAAAAGGGCTATTACGAAACTACGCTACGCGACATCTGCCGCGCTGCGAATGCGTCGAACGGGGCGCTTTATTCATATTTTCCAACGCGCGAGGCGGTGGTTGTAGCTGCTTGCCTTATAGATCATGCCGAGCATTCGAAGGCCGAACTGCCCGTTGACTGGAAGAACTACGCTAGGCTGCCGGAAGCGCAGGACATGGCCGTGGGGAGTTACAATTCCAGACGGTTCAGACTATCTCTGCAATTTGTGGCCGCAATTTCGCAAATGAACGAACCGCCCGAAGGAATGGCGTTGATATTTCAGGTCCATCGGGACAACATCCGGCGAACCCTGCTCCGATTCCATGAGCGCGGTGTCATAGCATTGCCGCTTGGTATTGAAACCACGACAGATCTTCACTCCCAACTCTTCATCGGCGCTGAATATCAACTGACAGCGAACCGTGAGTATTCGAGGGAGAAAATCGGGAACGCCTTGGAGGCCGGCTTGGCCCTGTCGGCTGGGCTGGTTGAAGCGAAGTTTGGCCGCCCCAATAGCAAGGCCAACGCGGGCGTCAGCAATTGA
- the putA gene encoding bifunctional proline dehydrogenase/L-glutamate gamma-semialdehyde dehydrogenase PutA — MALGQNWDELDEGKFTAEVQVISALLDSEPLSSEERQSVVECAADLVEGARASARKQGVVESFLKEFSMGSREGLALMCLAEALLRTPDAQTRDRLIAEKISMADWASHLGKADSLFVNASTWGLMLTGKLVDVDEEAKRDVSGYLKRLTAKVGEPVIRQAVAAAVRIMGEQFVLGRTITDALKRAKREKMLCSFDMLGEGARTDADAERYARIYADAIEAVGQAANGAGPEQGHGVSVKLSALFPRYEAAQEDRVWAALYPRLKMLALIAARHDLNFAIDAEEADRLVLSLKLVERLAHEPELGAWRGLGVVVQAYQKRGMAVIAGLRDLAHRSGRRIMIRLVKGAYWDSEIKRAQVSGMPDYPVFTTKAATDLSYLACAKALIAAAPHLYPQFATHNAHTLAAVRHMAEKANVAIEHQRLHGMGEALYEAAERAYGHLTLRAYAPVGGHEELLPYLVRRLLENGANSSFVHVLLDESVPTIDVVRDPIALVEACPNRHPRLPIPREIYGPNRTNPLGRDLSQAVVRENHIRNIALQTNENRKAGPIIAGELRSNGAIEVFAPGRPEQVIGQVAAAGVGDIDAAITLARAAQPAWDRAGGKERAEVLRAMGDALEGEMDPLMALLTLEAGKTFNDAVAEVREAVDFCRYYAMMAEREFGPPQTLTGPVGETNQWQLFGRGVFACISPWNFPLAIFTGQIAAALAAGNAVVAKPAEQTPLIAAMAVHLFHSAGLDSRLLALLPGEGATIGAAIVANPCIDGVAFTGGTETAWAINRSLAATAEQNRRPIIPFIAETGGLNAMFVDTTALREQVVDDVIVSAFDSAGQRCSGLRMLFVPHDSADSIIECLTGALAALKVGDPTDPSIDVGPVIDAEALIGLEAHVQKLEREARIVARREGPGIPGYYFAPTIAEVPVPDFLEREVFGPILHVCRYNPSDLLEFTARVAGRGYGLTLGVHSRIERFAREIQALVPAGNIYINRSITGAVVGVQPFGGVGLSGTGPKAGGPHALHRFANERAISNNIMAQGGDPTLLNL; from the coding sequence ATGGCATTGGGTCAGAATTGGGACGAGCTGGATGAAGGAAAGTTCACTGCCGAGGTGCAAGTGATTTCCGCTTTGCTAGATAGTGAGCCGCTTTCAAGTGAAGAGCGACAATCTGTCGTCGAATGTGCGGCAGACTTGGTCGAAGGAGCCCGTGCCTCGGCGCGCAAGCAGGGGGTCGTTGAAAGCTTCTTGAAAGAGTTTTCAATGGGGTCCCGCGAGGGACTGGCACTGATGTGTCTGGCCGAAGCCCTGCTGCGAACGCCTGACGCCCAAACCCGCGACCGCCTGATCGCCGAAAAGATCTCGATGGCCGATTGGGCGAGCCATCTAGGCAAGGCAGACAGCCTGTTCGTGAACGCCTCGACATGGGGCCTGATGTTGACGGGTAAGCTGGTCGATGTCGATGAAGAAGCAAAGCGGGACGTTAGCGGCTACCTGAAGCGCCTGACTGCAAAGGTCGGTGAGCCAGTCATCCGTCAGGCCGTCGCGGCTGCGGTGCGGATAATGGGCGAGCAATTCGTGCTCGGCCGCACGATCACCGACGCCTTGAAGCGCGCCAAGCGAGAGAAGATGCTGTGCTCGTTCGACATGCTGGGCGAAGGTGCACGCACAGATGCCGATGCGGAGCGCTATGCCCGAATCTATGCAGATGCCATCGAAGCTGTCGGACAGGCTGCCAATGGCGCCGGGCCGGAACAAGGCCACGGCGTTTCGGTCAAATTGTCGGCGCTTTTTCCGCGCTACGAGGCTGCACAGGAAGACCGCGTCTGGGCCGCCCTTTATCCGCGGCTAAAGATGCTCGCTCTGATTGCCGCTCGTCACGATCTTAACTTCGCAATCGATGCCGAGGAAGCTGACCGATTGGTACTTTCCCTGAAGCTGGTCGAGCGGCTCGCTCACGAACCCGAACTCGGCGCTTGGCGTGGACTAGGCGTCGTGGTTCAAGCTTACCAGAAGCGGGGCATGGCCGTCATCGCCGGGCTTAGGGACTTGGCACACCGATCGGGGCGGCGGATTATGATCCGTTTGGTCAAGGGAGCCTACTGGGACAGTGAGATCAAGCGAGCGCAGGTCTCAGGCATGCCGGACTATCCGGTGTTTACGACCAAGGCAGCCACCGACCTGTCTTACCTCGCTTGCGCCAAGGCGCTCATTGCAGCAGCCCCCCATCTCTATCCCCAGTTCGCAACGCACAATGCGCACACGCTGGCAGCGGTCCGCCATATGGCTGAGAAGGCAAATGTCGCAATTGAGCATCAACGCCTGCACGGCATGGGCGAGGCTCTTTATGAGGCGGCCGAGAGAGCTTACGGCCACCTTACCCTGCGCGCCTATGCACCGGTCGGTGGGCATGAGGAACTCTTGCCCTATCTGGTGCGCCGTCTGCTGGAGAACGGGGCAAACAGCTCCTTTGTCCACGTTCTGCTGGACGAGTCCGTTCCGACTATCGATGTGGTGCGCGATCCAATTGCTTTGGTCGAGGCTTGCCCCAACCGCCACCCACGGCTCCCTATTCCGCGTGAAATCTACGGGCCAAACCGGACCAATCCTCTTGGTCGCGACCTGAGCCAGGCAGTAGTTCGGGAAAACCACATCCGGAACATTGCGTTGCAAACCAACGAAAACCGAAAAGCAGGCCCTATCATCGCAGGCGAACTGCGCAGTAATGGGGCGATCGAAGTCTTTGCGCCGGGTCGGCCCGAACAGGTTATCGGGCAAGTCGCCGCTGCTGGGGTCGGCGATATCGATGCAGCGATTACACTTGCCCGGGCGGCTCAGCCCGCTTGGGATCGTGCGGGTGGAAAAGAGCGGGCAGAGGTGCTTCGCGCCATGGGCGACGCGCTTGAAGGCGAGATGGATCCCCTCATGGCTTTGCTTACGCTCGAAGCGGGCAAGACTTTCAACGACGCAGTCGCCGAAGTTCGCGAGGCGGTCGATTTTTGCCGCTACTATGCAATGATGGCCGAAAGGGAATTCGGTCCGCCGCAAACCCTGACCGGCCCGGTCGGCGAAACCAACCAGTGGCAGCTCTTCGGACGGGGCGTGTTCGCATGCATCAGCCCCTGGAACTTCCCACTGGCGATCTTCACCGGGCAGATTGCGGCTGCCTTAGCCGCTGGCAACGCTGTTGTAGCCAAGCCTGCAGAACAGACGCCGCTTATCGCAGCTATGGCGGTTCACCTTTTTCACTCCGCCGGCCTCGACTCTCGCCTCCTTGCGCTCCTTCCCGGAGAAGGAGCCACCATCGGCGCCGCTATTGTGGCTAACCCGTGCATAGATGGCGTGGCGTTTACCGGGGGCACCGAGACAGCCTGGGCGATCAATCGGAGTTTGGCCGCGACGGCCGAACAGAATCGCCGTCCAATCATACCGTTCATCGCCGAAACCGGCGGCTTGAACGCCATGTTCGTCGACACGACTGCGCTGCGTGAGCAAGTGGTCGACGACGTGATTGTCTCCGCCTTCGATTCGGCTGGCCAGCGCTGCTCAGGTCTGCGCATGCTGTTCGTTCCGCACGATAGCGCCGACAGCATTATCGAGTGCTTGACTGGAGCGCTTGCTGCACTGAAGGTCGGTGATCCGACAGATCCATCTATTGACGTCGGGCCGGTAATCGATGCCGAAGCGCTGATCGGGCTAGAGGCGCATGTGCAAAAGCTTGAGCGCGAAGCAAGGATTGTGGCCCGCCGTGAAGGGCCAGGCATTCCCGGGTACTATTTTGCGCCCACGATCGCGGAGGTTCCAGTCCCGGACTTCCTTGAGCGCGAGGTGTTCGGCCCTATCCTTCATGTCTGCCGATATAATCCGAGCGATTTACTTGAGTTTACAGCGCGCGTTGCGGGGCGGGGCTATGGGCTGACGCTCGGCGTACATAGCCGGATAGAGCGCTTCGCGCGCGAAATTCAGGCGCTCGTACCTGCTGGCAACATCTACATCAACCGGTCGATCACGGGTGCTGTGGTTGGTGTTCAACCTTTTGGGGGGGTCGGGCTTTCCGGCACCGGACCGAAGGCCGGTGGGCCGCACGCACTTCATCGCTTCGCCAACGAGCGCGCGATTTCAAACAATATCATGGCTCAGGGTGGTGACCCCACTCTACTCAATCTGTAA
- a CDS encoding Lrp/AsnC ligand binding domain-containing protein, whose translation MAELYSLDTTDRRLIDAMQKDGRITNLDLAKSCGISPAACHDRVKRLRETGVIRATVALIEPKALDCDLLIFVEVLLDRTTDDVFRAFAEHVASIPEILECHMVAGGFDYLIKARVSDMTAYRTFLGHILASVPGVRETRTYAVLEKVKETTHLPVTMA comes from the coding sequence ATGGCTGAACTTTATTCGCTAGATACCACTGATCGCCGATTGATTGACGCCATGCAGAAGGACGGACGAATCACAAATCTGGATCTCGCAAAGTCTTGCGGAATCTCGCCAGCCGCCTGTCATGACCGTGTCAAAAGGCTTCGTGAAACTGGTGTAATACGCGCCACAGTAGCCCTAATCGAACCCAAGGCATTGGACTGCGACTTGCTCATATTCGTTGAGGTTTTGTTGGATCGAACGACAGATGATGTCTTTCGCGCATTTGCCGAACATGTGGCTTCAATCCCGGAAATCCTAGAATGCCATATGGTGGCAGGCGGGTTCGACTATCTCATCAAGGCAAGGGTGTCGGATATGACAGCCTACCGCACTTTTCTCGGGCACATTCTTGCCTCGGTCCCAGGCGTTCGCGAAACTCGCACGTATGCGGTGCTCGAAAAGGTCAAGGAGACAACACACCTTCCGGTCACAATGGCATAA
- a CDS encoding CPBP family intramembrane glutamic endopeptidase: MREFVQRRPLAVFAALLMIYGFGFFVLLPFAFGLDAPIVEGRQLREFGYIALPLGLIRIPDNPVLIMFFGYGASPSLAGLTVAAMGWGRQGVTEIFGRLRPWRHGIDVRKAVSAYVKIVFLFLLLCLMWIAAHLMINGVDGPSPFAGVKLTALLAAILVGLTLNPGGVLEEVAGYRGFLLPHLLNSGVSPIKAAILIAVLWIIWHHAVPFSPLLVSRDELAASPQFWTRQLPIFTSYMIIGNVAISIIMTHFYLKTGSTLPAIMIHSGINSVPFGLPLSSGSDSFASVPSQTLTFALMIAYALCAAAVLLTGGLRMEKVS, translated from the coding sequence ATGAGGGAATTCGTTCAGCGCAGACCACTTGCCGTTTTTGCGGCGTTGCTAATGATATATGGCTTCGGCTTTTTCGTTTTGCTGCCATTTGCATTTGGCCTTGACGCTCCGATCGTCGAAGGGCGCCAATTGCGAGAGTTTGGATATATCGCATTACCGCTGGGTTTGATCCGGATACCTGATAATCCTGTGCTTATAATGTTCTTCGGATACGGCGCTTCTCCCTCGCTTGCCGGCTTGACGGTTGCTGCGATGGGCTGGGGACGTCAAGGTGTAACCGAAATATTTGGCCGGCTACGCCCTTGGCGCCATGGAATTGATGTTCGGAAGGCCGTCAGTGCATATGTAAAAATTGTTTTTTTGTTCCTTTTACTGTGCCTGATGTGGATCGCTGCTCATTTGATGATAAATGGCGTCGATGGTCCGAGTCCGTTTGCGGGGGTCAAATTAACCGCGCTGCTGGCGGCGATCCTAGTCGGCCTAACTCTCAATCCCGGCGGTGTTCTGGAAGAAGTAGCCGGTTATCGTGGATTTCTTCTCCCTCACCTCCTCAACAGTGGTGTATCCCCGATTAAGGCAGCGATACTGATAGCTGTGCTGTGGATCATTTGGCACCATGCAGTACCCTTCTCACCGTTGCTCGTGAGCAGAGATGAGCTAGCAGCATCGCCTCAGTTTTGGACAAGGCAACTTCCGATTTTCACCTCCTATATGATTATCGGAAACGTAGCGATCTCGATCATCATGACCCACTTCTATCTGAAGACGGGCAGCACACTGCCAGCGATTATGATTCACAGCGGGATTAACTCGGTCCCCTTTGGCCTTCCTCTTTCTTCCGGCTCAGACTCATTCGCTTCCGTGCCATCCCAAACGCTCACCTTCGCATTAATGATCGCATATGCTTTGTGTGCAGCAGCGGTTTTGCTCACGGGTGGATTGCGAATGGAAAAAGTCTCTTAG
- a CDS encoding phytanoyl-CoA dioxygenase family protein, giving the protein MDFALAGMKEDLAKQLATIRELGLMENLAELAAQGYTVVPPEKVAPSSDIAAARDRLLEIARDGGAFESGESNFRPGFSYTVWLPLVQGNIFEKFLLNPAALALSSYLLGSSMVLNNSLGFVKGRSGDSFYRIHTDSLMIPDPFPPYAQIVNCTFMLTDYTLERGCIGIVPGSHRYLRHPTADEEKAYELLEPIEAPAGSLLILPAYTWHGAFPNLTDDTRVTLVQAFSRIHITPSIDRNIPQDIIERNPDRFAKLLGRDLITGFGTEGPQMSRYEDMYMIERNPLS; this is encoded by the coding sequence ATGGACTTCGCACTTGCCGGAATGAAAGAAGATTTGGCGAAACAGCTTGCCACCATCAGGGAGCTTGGTCTGATGGAGAACCTCGCCGAGCTGGCGGCCCAAGGCTATACCGTCGTGCCACCTGAAAAAGTGGCGCCAAGTTCAGACATCGCTGCGGCTCGTGATCGTTTGCTGGAAATTGCACGCGATGGAGGTGCGTTTGAGAGTGGTGAGAGCAATTTTCGCCCCGGTTTCTCTTATACGGTTTGGCTCCCTCTGGTTCAGGGCAATATATTTGAGAAATTCTTACTGAACCCAGCGGCGCTTGCACTTAGCAGCTACTTGCTCGGCAGCAGCATGGTGCTGAACAATAGTTTGGGATTTGTGAAGGGGCGTTCCGGCGATTCCTTTTACCGAATTCACACAGACAGCCTTATGATTCCCGATCCGTTTCCCCCCTACGCGCAGATTGTCAACTGCACTTTCATGTTAACGGATTATACCTTGGAGCGTGGCTGCATCGGAATTGTGCCCGGAAGTCACCGATATCTCCGCCATCCCACCGCTGATGAGGAAAAAGCATACGAATTACTGGAGCCGATCGAGGCTCCAGCTGGATCGCTACTTATCCTGCCCGCATATACTTGGCACGGCGCATTCCCAAACCTGACCGACGACACACGCGTCACCCTAGTGCAGGCATTCAGCCGAATCCACATAACGCCGTCAATCGATCGCAACATTCCGCAGGATATTATCGAACGGAACCCAGACAGATTTGCTAAATTGCTAGGCCGCGATCTGATTACAGGATTTGGTACCGAGGGACCTCAAATGAGTCGGTATGAGGACATGTACATGATTGAGCGCAACCCCCTCTCATAA
- a CDS encoding class I adenylate-forming enzyme family protein: MISTLADVPRMAAHRFGERIAVECGREKLSFVEIDRLSDFIASDLDIKKSDRVILFGENSTSWITHFYGILKAGGIVVPVNALLTHEEVAVIAAHCGANTVIVSPAVRNKIGDGLPGLSLLSWDRTVEATSYVPQVILDTQPAAICYTSGTTGTPKGATLTHRNMLSNALLTATMHVKNERDVMLSALPCSHVYGNVVMQSTFLSGAKLNLFANFEPGAMLDAIEQQKVTIFEGVPTMYYYLLAENLEARDLSSLRLCTVGGQAMPVERMKMAQRRLGANLVELWGMTELAGVGMTHSAIAATIGEAPFGSIGTTLPSLEARLMSLTKQGDLAVEGEVGELQIRGPIVMQGYWNAKEATDAAIDADGWLATGDIATADSAGNYKIVDRKKDMILTAGYNIFPTELEAVIATHRAVSMVAVVGIPDQLKGEIPRAVIVPKDGYNIDVAELDAHCRAKLASYKIPREFVFVSELPKTSSGKVLRRALKET; this comes from the coding sequence ATGATCTCTACGCTCGCAGATGTTCCTCGCATGGCCGCCCATCGGTTCGGTGAGCGCATCGCTGTCGAATGCGGCAGGGAAAAGCTAAGCTTTGTCGAAATTGACCGCTTGTCAGATTTCATTGCATCAGATCTGGATATCAAAAAAAGTGATCGGGTTATTCTCTTCGGAGAGAACAGCACCTCCTGGATTACTCACTTTTATGGCATCCTCAAAGCAGGAGGCATTGTTGTGCCCGTCAATGCCTTGCTTACACATGAAGAAGTTGCTGTGATTGCGGCACATTGTGGTGCCAATACGGTAATCGTTTCGCCCGCGGTTCGGAATAAAATCGGCGATGGGCTACCCGGGCTTTCCCTTTTGTCTTGGGACAGAACGGTCGAAGCCACCAGCTATGTGCCACAAGTGATCTTGGACACCCAGCCCGCCGCGATCTGCTATACTTCAGGAACCACTGGAACGCCCAAGGGCGCGACGCTTACGCATCGGAACATGCTTTCAAACGCCCTCCTAACCGCGACGATGCACGTCAAGAACGAACGAGACGTAATGCTTAGCGCCCTGCCATGCTCCCATGTCTACGGCAACGTCGTCATGCAATCGACCTTTCTGTCTGGCGCAAAATTGAACTTGTTCGCGAATTTCGAACCTGGAGCCATGCTGGATGCAATTGAGCAACAGAAAGTGACGATCTTTGAGGGTGTGCCAACGATGTATTACTATCTGTTGGCCGAGAATCTTGAGGCAAGAGATCTATCTTCACTGCGCCTTTGCACCGTTGGAGGTCAGGCCATGCCTGTTGAAAGGATGAAAATGGCGCAGCGTCGCCTTGGCGCCAACCTCGTCGAGTTATGGGGAATGACCGAGCTGGCTGGTGTCGGCATGACTCACAGCGCCATAGCTGCGACAATCGGAGAAGCACCATTTGGCTCGATCGGCACGACATTGCCCTCATTAGAGGCAAGACTCATGAGTTTGACAAAACAGGGCGACCTCGCCGTGGAGGGCGAGGTCGGCGAACTGCAAATCCGTGGGCCTATTGTTATGCAAGGATACTGGAACGCAAAGGAAGCAACAGATGCCGCGATCGACGCGGACGGCTGGTTGGCAACCGGCGACATAGCGACGGCGGATAGCGCAGGTAATTACAAGATCGTGGATCGTAAGAAAGACATGATTCTGACTGCGGGATATAATATCTTTCCGACCGAACTCGAAGCGGTGATCGCGACCCACAGAGCCGTGTCGATGGTTGCCGTGGTTGGCATACCCGATCAACTCAAGGGCGAAATCCCTCGGGCGGTAATTGTTCCCAAAGATGGATACAATATCGACGTCGCCGAATTGGACGCGCATTGTCGCGCCAAGCTTGCCTCATACAAGATCCCCCGTGAGTTCGTATTTGTCTCTGAACTGCCCAAAACGAGCTCAGGCAAAGTCCTACGCCGTGCACTGAAGGAAACCTGA